Genomic segment of Verrucomicrobium sp.:
GGTGACGGGCCTGGTCCAGATCGTCCGCCACCCCATCGTCCTCACCGCCCTCAATCCGCTCAAAGGGTTGGCCCTCCTGGCCCATCACCCCGTGGCCGGGCTCCTCGGCGCCGTCGTCCTCTCGGTAACCGGCGCGGAAGCCCTCTATGCCGACATGGGCCACTTCGGCCGCCGCGCCATCGCCTCCGGCTGGCATTGGGTCGTCTTTCCCGGGCTGGCGCTGAACTACTTCGGCCAGGCGGCCTGGGTCGTCGGCCACCCGGACTCGGGCGCCAACCCCTTCTTCGCCCTCGTCCCGGCGGGACACTGGAAGCTGCTCCTGGTCCTCCTTTCCATCGCCGCCACGATCATCGCCAGCCAGGCCCTCATCTCCGGCACCTACTCCCTGACGAAGCAGGCCGTCCAGCTCGGCTACTTCCCGCGCCTGGGCGTCATCCACACCAGCGCGGAGCAGGAGGGGCAGATCTTCATGCCCATGCTCAACTTCCTTATGGGCGTCGGCTGCATCCTCATCGTCATCGGCTTCGGCTCCAGCGACGCCCTGGCGGCGGCCTACGGCATCGCCGTGACCGGCACCATGGTGGCGACGACGGTGGCCTTTTACCGCGTCGTCCGTTTCCGTTGGGAATGGGCGCGTTGGAAGGCCCTCTCCCTCTGCGGCTTCTTCGCCGCCGTCGACCTTCTTTTCTTTGCCTCCAACCTGCCGAAGCTGACGGAAGGCGGCTGGCTCCCTCTCATCCTGGGCGGCTTCGTCTTCCTCATCATGATCACCTGGAAGCGCGGGCGGCAGGAGATCGTCGGCCAGATCCTGCGCCAGGGAGCGGACATTGAGGACATCGTCCAGGACGTGCAGGAGAGCAACCTGGTGCGCGTGCCCGGCACCGCCGTCTTCATGTCCGCGCTGGGGAAAGGGACGCCCATCGCCCTCCTCCACCATCTCAAGGCCAACCGCTGCCTGCACAAGACCGTCATCCTCCTGACCATCCAGACAGAGGGGGTGCCCCGCGTCACGGGCGACTTCCTCCGCACGGAAGACCTGGGCGGCGGCATCTGGCGCGCCGTCGCCTCCTACGGTTACATGGAATCGCCGCAGGCCCCGGCGCTCATCCAAGCCCTCATCGGGCGGGGGATCCCGATCAACCCGCAGGCGACCACCTACTACTTCAACCGGGAAACCGTGCTGGTGAGCGGCAAGACGAAGATGCATCCCTGGCAGAAGGAGCTCTACCGGATCCTCTCCCAAAACGCCCGGCCCGCGCGGGACTACTTCGGCATCCCAGCCAACCAAATCATCGAAATGGGCCTGCCCATTCAGATTTAGTTGCGTCCGGTCCGCACTTCGGGCACTCTGACCCCTCCTTCGGGTTGTAGCGCAGCCTGGTAGCGCGCTTGGTTCGGGACCAAGAGGTCCAGGGTTCAAATCCCTGCAGCCCGATTTTCCTTTTTCACAGGGGGAAGTCGCCCCTTTTTCAGGCCTTCCGGCCTATAGGCTGGCCACCGGCGTAATTTGGACGGTCTTCTCTACGCCATCCCGGAGAAGGACAAAGGCCGCGGGCTGGCCGATCGGCAGCTTGTGGATCATGTCGGTGAACTCCTGCCAGGCTTTTACGTTTAGAAGGGGCTGGTCGTTGACCCGAGTGAGGATGTCTTGGGGAAGAACGCCTGCGGTGATCGCCGGACCGCCGGGCGTAACCATATCGACCTGCCATCCTTGGGCGGTCGGGCTGCAATGGAGCCCGACCATGGCCTGCGGCCCGGCCGGCTTGGCCTGGGCGAAGCGCTCCGGGCCGCCGGGGGTGAAGAAATAGTCTGTAAGCTGGGCGATCGGGCGCTGGCCCGCATCGGAGGCCCATACGCTCCATTCGTATTTTCTATTCGGCAGCACGTCGACCGGAAAGGCGTATTCCGGAGCCGCGTTCGCGCTGATGTGGTGGAACAGATGCTCGGAGTGGCCGGGCTCGACCGCAAAGGCGCTGACGTCGTAGCGAACGGCGCCGGGAACCGCTTCCCACTTCAGGACGGGCCGCGTTTCGGACACGACAGTTGAAGGGGCGGGATTCAGCGGGATGATTTTTCTGTCGAACTGGCCCTTCCAAGGCAGCCCGTTCGGAGTCGTCGTCGCGGCGCCTTTTCCGTCGATGAAGAGCTGGTTTACGATGACGTCCAGATATGGGGAGTTCTTGTCGGGAAGCAGCTCAAACCAGTAGCTGCCGGGGGCCAGGTCGGCGGTGAGGGTGTAGGGATTCGCGTCCGGAACGGAAAGGGTCGCGACGGCTTTCCCGCCGGGAATTATCACCCTGGCGGTGACGGGGAAAACCGGCTGTTGGGTGGCGACTGCGCCGGAATAAGAGAAGGCGAAGGTGCCGGGGGTTTTCCCTGGAGGCAGAAACTGGACCGATGTTTTGTGTTCCTCGCGCACGACGCGGTCCGCCGGGAAGTGGACGGGGCGAGGCGGCAGTGGTGGAGGAAGGGTTTTGCCCGCAAGGAGGTCTTCAAGGTCGCTTTCAAAGCGGGGCTCCGTGGCGGCGCGGGAGTTGCTGTAGATGGCCCGGATCACTCCTTCGCGGTCGATCAGGAAAACCTGGGACTGCGGGATCGCCAGGTAGCTTTTGGTGACGGCTTGATTGGCGTCGATCAGGAAGGGGACGGAAAACCCGTTGTCCTCGAGAAAGGGGCGGATCTTGTCGGCCTCGAACCAGCCGTTGACGGCGTAAAAGACGACGCCTTTGTCCTGCAGCGCGCCCGCTTTTTCGTAGATGTAGGGAAGCGCCTTGTGGAAGATGGGATGGCGGATGGGCCCGAAGTCGAGGACGACGACCCGGCCTTTCAGCGAGGCGAGGGAAACGGCGTTGCCGTCCAGGTCTTTCAGCGCGAAGGCCGGAGCGGGCTGGTTTAGCAGGTCGGGGGGCGGCTCGGTTTCCGTGCCGGGAAAGAGGGCGCCCTCGACCGCGTCGGCGGGCCGGTGAATCGCGAAGGTTTCGGGAGGAGGGAGATCGGTTTCCCAGCCGGAGAACGTATCGGTGGAAACGCTGGTGTGGGGCGTGGACGCTCCTTTCTGCGGGGTCGAAGAGGTCTGCGCCGCCTTGAGAAGGAGGGGTTTTTCCCCTGCGGCGATCCAGAGGTCCTGCGTAAAAAAGTCGTGGACGGCGCGCAGGTGGTGTGCCGGCTGCCCGGCCACCGTTTCATCGCCGATGTATGTCCACCCGGGGCGATGCGGGGATTCATGGGCGATATCGGCGCCGGTTAGGAGAGGAAGGTAGTTGGGAAAGGTGCTGATGACGGCCGCGGTGTCGTGATCTGTCACGAGGGGGGAGAGCTTCGGCGGCGCGGGATGGGAGGTGTACTCGTGGTTGAAGGCCCTGTAGGTGGCGACGGTTTTGCCGTCGCTGATGAAAAAGTTGCCTTGGGCGGCGCCGTTTGCGCCGATTAGGGCAATTTTGTTGGGGCGGGCCATCGCGCAAAAGAACCCCCTGTCCCG
This window contains:
- a CDS encoding KUP/HAK/KT family potassium transporter yields the protein MSSHPHRTFRLWPLLVGALGVVYGDIGTSPLYTMKECLAHAGGESRIEAALGCASLIFWALFLIVNVKYIAFITRADNHGEGGIFALLALRPKPPEHVKTLSLTVLVILAGAALLYGDGMITPAISVLSAAEGLKDVRPGFEHLTVPIAVIILATLFWAQRHGTGRIGGYFGPIMVVWFGVLAVTGLVQIVRHPIVLTALNPLKGLALLAHHPVAGLLGAVVLSVTGAEALYADMGHFGRRAIASGWHWVVFPGLALNYFGQAAWVVGHPDSGANPFFALVPAGHWKLLLVLLSIAATIIASQALISGTYSLTKQAVQLGYFPRLGVIHTSAEQEGQIFMPMLNFLMGVGCILIVIGFGSSDALAAAYGIAVTGTMVATTVAFYRVVRFRWEWARWKALSLCGFFAAVDLLFFASNLPKLTEGGWLPLILGGFVFLIMITWKRGRQEIVGQILRQGADIEDIVQDVQESNLVRVPGTAVFMSALGKGTPIALLHHLKANRCLHKTVILLTIQTEGVPRVTGDFLRTEDLGGGIWRAVASYGYMESPQAPALIQALIGRGIPINPQATTYYFNRETVLVSGKTKMHPWQKELYRILSQNARPARDYFGIPANQIIEMGLPIQI
- a CDS encoding DUF2092 domain-containing protein: MKTKTSLKSAVLFLILLSGTALPAAAAPPPSAEEILAACSAFYGKLEGFQVHVESAQNTQSPDPTLGIMAVDRDRGFFCAMARPNKIALIGANGAAQGNFFISDGKTVATYRAFNHEYTSHPAPPKLSPLVTDHDTAAVISTFPNYLPLLTGADIAHESPHRPGWTYIGDETVAGQPAHHLRAVHDFFTQDLWIAAGEKPLLLKAAQTSSTPQKGASTPHTSVSTDTFSGWETDLPPPETFAIHRPADAVEGALFPGTETEPPPDLLNQPAPAFALKDLDGNAVSLASLKGRVVVLDFGPIRHPIFHKALPYIYEKAGALQDKGVVFYAVNGWFEADKIRPFLEDNGFSVPFLIDANQAVTKSYLAIPQSQVFLIDREGVIRAIYSNSRAATEPRFESDLEDLLAGKTLPPPLPPRPVHFPADRVVREEHKTSVQFLPPGKTPGTFAFSYSGAVATQQPVFPVTARVIIPGGKAVATLSVPDANPYTLTADLAPGSYWFELLPDKNSPYLDVIVNQLFIDGKGAATTTPNGLPWKGQFDRKIIPLNPAPSTVVSETRPVLKWEAVPGAVRYDVSAFAVEPGHSEHLFHHISANAAPEYAFPVDVLPNRKYEWSVWASDAGQRPIAQLTDYFFTPGGPERFAQAKPAGPQAMVGLHCSPTAQGWQVDMVTPGGPAITAGVLPQDILTRVNDQPLLNVKAWQEFTDMIHKLPIGQPAAFVLLRDGVEKTVQITPVASL